In Kiritimatiellia bacterium, one genomic interval encodes:
- a CDS encoding PIG-L family deacetylase has product MSSNPYLKFVSEYARLINEGTDLQLGGFPSKPRSTLSKEAPRALVFSPHPDDECIVGALPLRLLRELKMNVINVAVTLGSRKDRQMERLNELRGACEYLGFGLIQTAATGLEKINPKSREQTPELWGKSVQIAAKIINDNQPQVIFVPHENDWNSTHVGTQLLVADALRTLPESFCCWICHTEFWAPMNNPNLMVEVSVADLADTLAALSFHVGEVRRNPYHLRLPPWMQDNVRRGGELVGGQGGAAPEFVFAVLYRLQKWNRRKLEAAREKGRFVSCNDSLSLIFG; this is encoded by the coding sequence ATGTCCAGCAATCCATATCTGAAATTTGTTTCCGAATACGCACGCCTGATCAATGAGGGCACAGACCTTCAACTGGGCGGGTTCCCGTCCAAACCGCGGTCAACCCTTTCCAAAGAAGCGCCGCGCGCGCTCGTTTTTTCGCCTCACCCCGACGACGAATGCATTGTCGGCGCCCTGCCCCTGCGCCTTCTGCGCGAATTGAAAATGAACGTGATCAACGTGGCGGTAACGCTGGGCAGCCGCAAGGACCGCCAGATGGAGCGGCTGAACGAACTGCGCGGCGCCTGCGAGTATCTCGGATTCGGTCTTATTCAGACCGCCGCGACCGGCCTGGAAAAAATAAACCCGAAAAGCAGGGAACAGACCCCCGAACTCTGGGGCAAATCGGTTCAGATTGCGGCCAAAATAATCAACGACAATCAGCCGCAGGTGATTTTTGTGCCCCACGAAAACGACTGGAACAGCACGCATGTCGGGACGCAGCTGCTGGTGGCCGACGCCCTGCGCACCCTGCCGGAATCATTCTGCTGCTGGATCTGCCACACTGAATTCTGGGCGCCGATGAATAATCCCAACCTGATGGTTGAAGTCAGCGTGGCCGACCTTGCGGATACGCTCGCGGCCCTTTCCTTTCACGTCGGCGAGGTCCGCCGCAATCCCTACCATCTGCGGCTGCCGCCCTGGATGCAGGACAACGTGCGCCGCGGCGGCGAGCTGGTCGGCGGCCAGGGAGGAGCGGCGCCGGAGTTCGTATTTGCCGTTCTTTATCGTTTACAGAAATGGAACCGGCGCAAGCTTGAAGCCGCCCGTGAAAAGGGCCGATTTGTGTCCTGCAACGATTCGCTCAGTCTGATCTTCGGCTGA
- the serC gene encoding 3-phosphoserine/phosphohydroxythreonine transaminase, whose protein sequence is MARVYNFNAGPAVLPVEVLEEARDQMIEYQASGMSLLESSHRGKEYDAVHAEAVANYRSLLNCSDDYAVCFVAGGASLQFAMIPLNFLGAGQTADYANSGAWAAKAVKEAAIVGKVNIAANTAKDIPTRVPAAGDLKLTGGAAYVHITSNETISGAQWKSFPATESPLVADMSSDILSRPFDINQFGLIYAGAQKNLGPSGLALVVIRKDLAERGADNLPAILKYKTFIAENSLYNTPPCFSIYIMMLVSRWMLKKGLENIYRGNREKAAKIYGVIDKSGFYKGTAARECRSDMNVTFRLPSEGLEEQFVKEASKHGMKGLKGHRSVGGIRASIYNAFPPEGVDALAAFMREFERKNG, encoded by the coding sequence TTTTAATGCGGGACCGGCCGTTTTACCGGTGGAAGTGCTGGAAGAAGCCCGGGATCAGATGATTGAATACCAGGCTTCGGGTATGTCGCTGCTGGAAAGCAGCCACCGGGGTAAAGAATATGACGCGGTCCATGCCGAGGCCGTCGCCAATTACCGCAGTCTCCTCAATTGTTCGGACGATTACGCCGTGTGTTTTGTGGCCGGGGGGGCGAGTTTGCAGTTTGCAATGATCCCCCTCAATTTTCTCGGCGCCGGTCAGACCGCGGATTATGCCAATTCCGGGGCGTGGGCTGCCAAAGCCGTCAAAGAAGCCGCCATTGTCGGCAAAGTCAACATTGCCGCCAATACCGCAAAAGACATCCCGACGCGGGTGCCGGCCGCCGGCGATCTCAAGCTGACCGGCGGCGCGGCTTACGTGCATATCACCTCCAATGAAACCATATCGGGCGCGCAATGGAAGTCTTTTCCCGCCACGGAAAGCCCGCTCGTGGCCGACATGTCTTCGGACATTCTGTCGCGGCCGTTTGATATCAACCAATTCGGCCTTATCTACGCCGGCGCCCAGAAAAATCTCGGGCCGTCGGGCCTTGCCCTGGTGGTGATCCGCAAGGATCTGGCCGAGCGCGGCGCCGACAATCTGCCCGCCATTCTTAAATACAAGACGTTTATCGCGGAAAATTCGCTTTATAACACGCCACCCTGTTTCAGCATTTACATTATGATGCTGGTCTCGCGCTGGATGCTGAAAAAAGGGCTGGAAAACATTTATCGCGGCAACCGGGAGAAAGCGGCGAAAATTTACGGTGTTATTGACAAGAGCGGTTTTTATAAAGGCACGGCCGCGCGCGAATGCCGGTCCGACATGAACGTAACTTTTCGTCTGCCAAGCGAGGGGCTGGAAGAGCAGTTTGTCAAAGAAGCCTCAAAACATGGCATGAAAGGATTGAAGGGACACCGTTCGGTCGGGGGTATCCGGGCTTCAATTTACAATGCCTTTCCGCCCGAAGGCGTTGATGCGCTCGCCGCTTTCATGCGCGAATTTGAGCGCAAGAACGGATAA